A single genomic interval of Malania oleifera isolate guangnan ecotype guangnan chromosome 11, ASM2987363v1, whole genome shotgun sequence harbors:
- the LOC131168576 gene encoding uncharacterized protein LOC131168576 — translation MPIVSSMSSISFPSLFPLPPSHRSRTCLQFQPHAFCYHHHCDRDHHKCFPSLSSPFFPLRLSYTCQSSHGTAVPSNEEATSVIDFEEITEKDWSFLESDGTHSQEECNQKIDRIISAGEIGEASRVLVSIGSEGFVDRMVDSSPFDFLVVIHDSLLVLALIKEKYDKIKCWQGELIYVPENWTPFDVVFLYFLPALPFKLGEVFEALSKYCLPDARVIISHPQGREVLKQQRQQYPDVIISDLPEKTTLQKVAADFSFKLTEFVDESEFYLAVLKYCKAKQNPEE, via the exons ATGCCAATAGTTTCTTCTATGAGTTCTATCtcatttccttctcttttccccCTTCCACCTTCCCATCGATCTCGAACTTGTCTTCAATTCCAACCTCATGCATTTTGCTATCATCATCACTGTGATCGAGATCATCACAAATGTTTTCCTTCACTCTCATCTCCATTCTTTCCACTCCGTTTGTCCTACACTTGTCAATCATCACATGGTACCGCAGTTCCTTCAAATGAAGAAGCTACCTCTGTTATAGACTTTGAGGAAATAACGGAGAAAGATTGGTCATTTTTAGAATCTGATGGCACGCATTCCCAGGAAGAGTGTAACCAAAAGATTGATCGGATCATCTCTGCCGGAGAGATTGGAGAGGCTTCTAGGGTTTTGGTTTCGATTGGTTCCGAAGGGTTTGTTGATCGGATGGTTGATTCCTCGCCTTTTGATTTTTTGGTTGTCATCCATGACTCACTTCTTGTATTAGCCCTCATTAAAGAAAAATATGACAAGATTAAGTGTTGGCAAGGAGAACTAATATATGTACCAGAAAATTGGACGCCGTTTGATGTTGTGTTTCTCTATTTCCTGCCTGCACTGCCCTTCAAGCTTGGTGAGGTTTTTGAAGCACTCTCCAAATATTGTTTGCCAG ATGCAAGAGTGATAATTAGCCATCCCCAAGGAAGAGAAGTGTTAAAGCAGCAGCGACAGCAATATCCTGATGTTATCATCTCCGATTTGCCTGAGAAAACCACTTTGCAGAAGGTTGCGGCTGATTTTTCTTTCAAGCTTACTGAATTTGTCGATGAGTCTGAGTTTTACCTTGCTGTTTTGAAGTATTGCAAGGCAAAACAAAACCCAGAGGAATAA